A single genomic interval of Malania oleifera isolate guangnan ecotype guangnan chromosome 11, ASM2987363v1, whole genome shotgun sequence harbors:
- the LOC131167366 gene encoding putative elongation factor TypA-like SVR3, chloroplastic — MEMAIGFHNCLTPPVSANPSHKWSSPSFPKQLLGLRLSSPLIAKASANPLWKRSFRTSVCCSVSGATETVPEKKSQLTRRRDIRNIAIVAHVDHGKTTLVDAMLKQAKVFRENQFVQERIMDSNDLERERGITILSKNTSISYKDTKINIIDTPGHADFGGEVERILNMVEGVLLVVDSVEGPMPQTRFVLKKALEFGHAVVVVVNKIDRPSARPDYVINSTFELFIELNATDEQCDFQVIYASGIQGKAGLSPENLAEDLGPLFESIVRCIPGPCIDKDGALQMLATNIEFDEHKGRIAIGRLHAGVLQRGMDVRVCTTEDACRYARISELFVYEKFIRVPVGSVEAGDICAVCGINDIQIGETIADKNFGKPLPTIKVEEPTVKMSFSINTSPLSGREGKYVTSRNLRDRLYRELERNLAMRVEDGETADIFIVSGRGTLHITILIENMRREGYEFMVGPPKVINKMVDDKLHEPFETATVEVPEEHMGAVVELLGKRRGQMFDMQGIGSEGTTVLKYKIPTRGLLGLRNAILTASRGTAILNTIFDSYGPWAGDITTRDQGSLVACEDGSTTSYALSNSQERGQMFVGPGVEVYKGQIVGIHQRPGDLSLNVCRKKAATNVRSNKEQTVVLDTPLDYSLDDCIEYIEEDELVEITPSSIRMCKNPKLAKRMR; from the exons ATGGAGATGGCAATAGGCTTTCACAACTGTCTCACTCCTCCTGTCTCTGCAAACCCTAGCCATAAATGGAGTTCTCCGTCGTTTCCAAAGCAACTCCTTGGTCTCAGGTTATCTTCTCCACTGATCGCAAAAGCATCGGCGAATCCTCTCTGGAAGCGCTCATTCCGAACTTCAGTCTGCTGCTCCGTCTCCGGAGCCACAGAAACCGTTCCTG AGAAAAAGAGCCAGCTAACAAGGAGAAGAGATATAAGGAATATTGCTATTGTTGCTCATGTAGATCATGGAAAAACAACTTTGGTAGATGCAATGTTGAAGCAAGCAAAG GTATTTCGTGAAAACCAATTTGTACAAGAACGGATAATGGATTCAAATGATCTTGAACGTGAAAGAGGAATTACAATACTTAGCAAAAACACATCAATCTCTTATAAGgatacaaaaataaatataatcgATACTCCAGGTCATGCAGACTTTGGGGGTGAAGTGGAACGCATCCTTAATATGGTGGAGGGGGTCCTTCTTGTG GTAGACTCTGTTGAGGGTCCTATGCCACAAACAAGGTTTGTTTTGAAGAAAGCTTTGGAATTTGGCCATGCTGTTGTCGTTGTTGTCAATAAGATTGATAGACCTTCTGCTCGTCCAGATTACGTCATCAACTCCACTTTTGAACTATTTATTGAACTAAATGCAACAGATGAACAG TGTGATTTCCAAGTGATATATGCAAGTGGCATTCAAGGAAAGGCTGGATTATCTCCTGAAAATTTGGCGGAAGATCTTGGACCGCTTTTTGAGTCTATAGTCAGATGCATACCAGGACCATGTATCGACAAGGATGGTGCACTGCAAATGCTT GCTACAAATATTGAGTTTGATGAACATAAAGGACGGATAGCCATTGGACGCTTGCATGCTGGAGTTTTGCAGAGAGGGATGGACGTGAGG GTATGCACCACAGAAGATGCATGTAGATACGCAAGAATTAGCGAGCTTTTTGTGTATGAGAAATTCATTAGGGTTCCTGTGGGAAGTGTAGAAGCTGGTGATATCTGTGCTGTCTGCGGCATTAATGATATTCAA ATTGGAGAGACGATAGCTGATAAAAATTTTGGGAAGCCATTGCCCACCATTAAGGTGGAAGAACCAACTGTCAAAATGTCTTTCTCCATCAATACGTCACCGTTATCGGGCCGGGAG GGAAAGTATGTTACTAGTAGAAACCTAAGAGATCGTCTCTACCGTGAGCTTGAGCGGAATTTGGCTATGAGAGTTGAAGATGGTGAAACTGCAGATATATTCATTGTTAGTGGGCGGGGTACTTTACATATCACCATACTAATAGAAAACAT GCGAAGGGAAGGATATGAGTTTATGGTTGGACCCCCTAAAGTTATCAATAAAATGGTGGATGACAAGTTGCATGAACCTTTTGAG ACTGCAACTGTGGAGGTACCAGAAGAGCACATGGGAGCTGTTGTTGAACTTCTTGGGAAAAGACGAGGGCAAATGTTTGATATGCAAGGAATTGG GTCAGAAGGAACGACAGTACTTAAATATAAGATTCCAACCCGTGGCCTTCTAGGATTGCGAAATGCAATTTTAACAGCTTCTCGAGGCACAGCAATCCTGAACACAATATTTGATAGCTATGGACCTTGGGCTGGTGATATTACCACTCGAGATCAGGGTTCACTG GTTGCATGTGAGGATGGAAGCACTACATCATATGCCCTTTCTAATTCTCAAGAGAGGGGACAGATGTTTGTCGGCCCGGGAGTAGAAGTTTATAAAGGTCAAATAGTGGGCATCCATCAACGGCCCGGCGACTTATCTTTAAACGTGTGCAGGAAAAAGGCAGCAACAAATGTGCGTTCCAACAAGGAGCAAACTG TGGTTCTTGATACCCCATTGGATTACAGTTTAGATGACTGCATAGAGTACATTGAAGAAGATGAACTGGTGGAGATCACTCCCTCGAGCATTAGAATGTGCAAGAATCCCAAGCTTGCCAAGAGGATGAGATAA